The DNA sequence TTTAGTAGTGAAAATTGTTTAATCTTCATGTTTTTTATGAATGATTTAATAGAATCTTGGAGAAGACTTGAGTCGATAAAAAATTAGAAGGTTATTCCGAATTTAATAAAGTCTTCGTACTCCCTTTTGTTTATTACTAAAATTACTGTGCTTAATTATGTGATTTGCCAAGGGGAAATCCAAAAAGTAAGTTTTATAATTGTTTTCCATAAAAATTTATTGAGGGTGGGTTAAATGAGGAATAATCAAATCGTTATTGGAGATAGGAAAACAGGTATTAATTTTCCTCCATTAATTGTTGCTGAAATAGGTATTAATCACGAAGGCAGCGTCACTGTAGCCAAAGAAATGGTAGACGCAGCTTATGAAGCTGGTGCTGAGGTTATAAAACATCAAACTCATATCATTAAAGATGAGATGAGCAAAGCTGCTAAGAGAGTTATCCCTGGAAATACAGATGTATCAATATATGAAGTAATGGAACGATGTGCTTTAAACGAACAAGATGAAATTACTCTTAAGAATTATGTCGAAAGCAAGGGCATGATCTTTTTAAGCACCCCTTTTTCTAGGGAAGCGGCTGATCGACTTGAAAAAATGAATGTAGTAGCTTATAAGATAGGTTCTGGAGAGTGCAATAATTATCCATTAATTGAACATATAGCTTCGTTTGGAAAACCTATGATTGTGTCTACAGGCATGAATGATATTAATAGCGTACGTAAAACTGTAGAAATTCTTGAAAAGCATCAAGTACAGTATGCGTTGCTTCATTGCACAAATATTTATCCAACACCACCTCATTTGGTAAGACTAGGCGGTATGCAAGAGTTACAAAATGCTTTTCCTAATGCTGTAATTGGGCTCTCTGATCATACGCTTAATAATAATGCCGCACTTGCAGCCACTGCTCTCGGCGCCTCTATTCTTGAGCGACATTTTACTGATTCTTTTGATCGACAAGGGCCAGATATTGAGGTGTCCATGGGGCCTGAAGAATTAAAAGGACTAATTAAGGGAAGTGCAGAGATTGCTCAAATGAGAGGCGGTAAGAAAGAGGCTGCGAAGGAAGAACAGGTTACAATTGACTTTGCATTTGCTACAGTAGTTACAACTGTAGCTTTATCAAAAGGAGATATCCTGACAGAAGAAAATATTTGGGTGAAGCGACCGGGTACTGGAGAAATTAAGGCAGAATCGTATAAGGGGCTGCTGGGAAGAAAAGTTATTAAAGATATACTGCAGGATGAGCATTTAAAGTGGAGCGATCTTGCTGACTAATAGTTGGTGGTTAATATGAAAAAAATAGTATTCTTGAGTGGAACCAGAGCTGATTATGGGAAAATCAAATCTTTAATGAAAAAAGTAGACTCAAGCCCTCGATTTGAATTGCATATTTTTGTAACTGGTATGCACATGCTTTCGAGATACGGATCCACATGGAGTGAAATTGAAAAAGATGGGTTTCAGAATCTTTATAAGTTCATTAACCAATATCAAGGTTCGGATATGGATACCACTTTAAGTAACACAATTATGGGGTTCGGTAACTACGTAAAAGAATTGAATCCAGATCTGATTGTTGTGCATGGTGATCGTCTTGAAGCGCTAGCTGGTGCAATAGTCGGTGCATTTAACAATATTAAAGTTGCTCATATTGAAGGAGGAGAGATTTCGGGAACAATTGATGAGTCAATTAGACACGCAATTACTAAATTCTCTCACCTCCATTTTGTGAGCAATGAAGCAGCCAAAACACGTGTAATTCAGATGGGAGAACGGACCAATGACATATTTGTCATTGGTTCACCCGATATTGACATTATGTTATCTGATGAACTTCCAGACTTGGAGATAGTTAAAAAGAGGTATGAAATTGCATTTGATAACTATGCACTCTTAATGTATCATCCGGTGACTACACAGAACGAAAAAATGAAACGACATGTTGAAACTTTAATTAATTCTGTGAAAAAGTCGAATTATAACTATGTAGTTGTCTATCCTAATAATGATCCAGGAAGCGAATTTATATTGGAAGAGTATAAACGCTTGGAGAAAGATAAGCATTTTAAAGTATTTCCCTCAATTCGATTTGAATATTTTTTAACTTTGTTAAAAAATAGTGACTTTATAATTGGGAATTCAAGTGCAGGTATAAGAGAGACAGGTGTGTACGGAATCCCAGCTATTGATGTCGGCAATAGACAAAAGAACCGTTATAACAATAATACCTCCTCTAACATCTTCCATGCGGTTGAAGAAGAGGAAGATATTTTAGATAAAATAAAGCAAGCTATGCTATACAATGGGGTTCCTACAAAAGGTTACGGAGAAGGTAACAGTGATAAGCGATTTATGAATGTTCTTGAGGAAAAAGCAATATGGAATCTTGAAATTCAGAAAAACTTCATAGATGTTATAAATTAGGGTGACATGAAATGTACAAAAAAAATACATTTTTAGCAGTAATTCCTGCCAGAGGTGGTAGCAAAGGAATACCGGGTAAAAATATTGTTAATGTACAGGGGAAGCCGTTAATTGAGTATACGATAGATGCGGCTAAAGAATCTAAATACCTTGATCAGGTAATCGTTTCGACAGATGATGACAATATAAAAGCATGCGCCATTAACGCGGGGGCGGAAGTGCCATTTATCAGACCTGCTTATTTAGCAACAGATACTGCAAAGACAATAGATGTTCTGATCCATGCAGTTAATGAATTAAAAAAATGTGGAGAGAGCTATGATTTTCTAGTTCTTTTACAGCCAACCCAGCCTTTGAGAAAAAGCTTTCATATCGATGAGGCGATAGTAAAAATGTGTGATGGTGGTTACGATAATATTGTTAGTGTTTCTCCAGTAAGTGAGCATCCTATCTTAATGAGAAAAGTTAATGGGAACGATAAACTATCAAACTTATTAGGTGTAAACAGTACCGTTAGACGACAAGATTTCTTAAAGGTATATAAAGTAAATGGTGCTATTTATATAAATAAAATTGACAATTCGTTTAATCAGGATTTGAGTTTAAATGACAATAAAGTGCCTTATTTTATGAATTCTAAATATGATTTGGATATCGATTCGTATAGAGATTTAAAGTTGCTAGATTTAATCCTAGCCGAAAAACTTTAAATTTATTATTTTATAAGAACATATATTCCTGTTTGTGTTATAATTAAATTAGGTGATTTTAATGCAAAATAAATATCAAAGCTAAAGCTATCTGCGGGCGAGATACCGAAAATCACTAGGAAAACAATAAGAGACCAAAAATTGTGGGGAGCTTTGAATCGATTCAAATCGATCAAGAAGCTTCTCCATTTTGTATATCCGGATACTTATGAGGAATTTGATTTCCAACGTGTAAGAAATGAGTACTGGGCAGATGTTCATAATATTAAGGCTGATTTTGAACAGAAGCTTATAGAAAATGGTATCGATTTTGCAGAAATACCGAAGCATATTACTTGTGAACGGTTGATTAAGTGGCGGCTATCGAATGCTTTCAAACGGCATGGCGATTCTCCTTTCCAGTTAATGGAGGCGCTTTATCCTGGCAGATTTAAAGCTGAGCAATTTAGGAAAGTACTTCAGCGCTATTGGAATGATAAATAGATGTTACGGGAGCAGTTTAATGTGGTGCTTCAAGTAGAGGGATTAGACTTTGAAGAAGTTCCTTTGAAGGTAACCCAACGGCTTTTACAGGATTATGGATTTGCCCAGGTACTCAGTAATTATGGACAGTCTCCGGCCCAGTTTATAATGGATCTGCATCCAGAACATTTCAATTCCGCGCAGTCTACAAGGATGCAAGGGTACTGGAGTGAAGTAAAGCATGTCCAGACAGATATACGCTTTTGGACTTTAATCGGGTGCCAGATGGTTATTGGGACAATCAAGAGAATCGGGTTGCTGCTTTGCGGGCTTTCTGCGGTCTGCATGGGATTAATAGAGAGAATTTATATGAGGTTACAAGAAGTTGTTTTCGCAAATATTATCCGCGTTTCGTCAGTGTGCTAGATAGGTATTATGAAGGCAAATGTTATCTATGGGTTATTGAATCCTTTACTGATGATAATTTGAAGCCTCAAGAACTTGGCTTGCCCGTTTGGCGTGCTGGGTAGATTTGTGATTTAAAGGAAGAAATGCTCGTGCATAATATGCTGCTTGAGTATTTTTCTGAAGGGACTGTAAGGAGAGACAAGGAACTCTTCGTAAATGAGGCATCCGGAGAGACTTATATTCCCGATTGGATTCACACAATCCTCGGTGAAATTCCTTCTTTTGGTCAGCCTGCTCTGTATACCCTGAAAAACGTTCACTTCCATACAATCCGAAATACTCAACAATGAACTTCCTATCACCCTTTGAAAAATTAATAATAATACTAGATAGCAGGAAGATTAAATGAGGATTAGAACAAAAATATTTCAGACGTATATAAGTATTCATTCTTTTATTGGGAGAATTATAAATGATAAGTTTATTCTCTACTAGAGAAATAGCTTTAGGCATATGGATGGCTATCACTCTAATTATTATACTAATTATGGCAATGAAGTATAAAGATATCAGAAAGTCTATGCATGATGTAATAAAGGCTTTAATGAATAAGTATATTATTTTATTTTTTACCATTACATTAATTTATGCTATTTCTTGTGTGAAAATGCTGTCTATGTTACCTATATGGGAATGGCAGTTTTTGAAGGATATTATCATATGGGTGTTGCTAATTGGATTTCCTATTTGTATGAATGCAATTCAGAAAAGAGACCAGTTTTTTTTCCGAAATGTTGTTATAGACAATATAAAAGTGTTTGTACTAATAGAATTTTTTGTTAATACTTTTACGTTTAACATTACTGCCGAATTGATTTTAATTGCTTTTGCAACCGTATTGCTGTTACTTATACATGTTGCTTCAAGCAATCAATCTTATAAACATGCAGAAAAACTTCTCTCGTATGTCCAGATTTTTTTAGGATTTTCAATTATTTGTTTTGCACTAAAAAATGCGTATCAACATTATCATGGATTTAATCAAATAGATTTGATGATTACATTCAGCCTTCCATTGGTTTTATCAATATTATTTTTGCCACTGGCCTATTTATTTGCAATCTATGCAGAGTATGAATTAGTATTTGTTATGTTAAACTTCCGAGTCTGCAGTGAAAAAAGAAAAAAAGTGAAATGGAGAATATTTACTACTTGCAAGCTTTCTTTAAAGAAAATCTATACAATTAAATTAAAATACTTAAAAGAATTTTATAAAACAATGGATTATAAAGACATAGATGATGTATTTCAAAAATTTAATATAAATGAATGACTAAGTAAATAGATATTCTTGCAAGTAGTATTAAGTTAATGAAGGTACTATAACAATTTTGAAATGTCATTGTCATTGTACTGAATTCTATTAAAACGATTCGAGAAGGACTTGTACATATTTATTATTAATAAAATAAGGGAGTCATAGTTCGATGACATCGTATAAATTCAGAATCTTCACCATAAAGAGGAGCAAGGAACACGAGAATTGCACATAACCTGAAGGTCATAATGTGGCGATGGAACTCGATCAGGCGGACTTGGACCGATTTGCCGATCCGCACGGAAATGATGATCCGTACAATTACTTTGATGCTACAGTCACGCATGAGATGGTACATGCTGTCTTTACCCAGACATTGAATATGGGGTCGGACGAAAGTGGCGACCGAGCGATCCCAAAATGGTTTAATGAGGGATCAGCAAAATATTTAAGTGGTGGCGCAGACCGGTTGTATGGAGAAGTTCAGAACAGAATCATTGCCGGTCGGTCAAAATCTGAAGCGATTGGAGATGTACTCAATGCGATCGGCAACAGCCAGACATGAGGAGGTGCGAGTGTAAACTATGCGGCAGACTATACGGCTGTACGCTTCCTTGATGAAACGGTAGCTGCAATAGCAATAATACGTATAAAGATATTAAAGCTGTATTTGCCGAGCTTTCAAAAGGTGGAGCGCTAGATGACACATTGAAGAAAGCAGGATGGGCCAATGGATTAACAAATTTTATTGTTGATTTCAAAACGAACGGTGCGGCAACTGCTGAGCAGCGCTTCGACAATTTTGCATTAAATCAAGATGTAGGTTCAGTCATCCAAGGCAAGACGCCAGAAACTGTGATCAGCCAGGATTCGCGCCCCCTGCAGATGGCTCGGCGCTCGTTTATTGGAGGGCGACATTTGCGACAGTTGATACATCGATTGCAGAGCCGCTCCATTTCCAAATCGGTGCCAATGCAGGTCAGCAGCTTACCGTGAACTTGGAGAGTGTTGGCAGGGCTTCTCTCGGTGTGAATGGAGTCGACCTCACTGCGGATGCAAACGGTGTTATCTTCAAGTTCGATCAGGCGATAGGCAAGGTGTCTGCCTACCGTTAGCCTCGGAGCGATATAGAATTGCCTGGATCACGCACTTACGGCTGGGGAGTTAACAGTGTAGAGAATCTCACCGTAGCTGAATCACGTGAAAGAGACGCAGATATCGCTAAGGAAATGATGACTTTTACAGGCAGCCCAAGCGATGATTGCGCAATCGAATCAGTTGCGGCAAGGTGTGTTACAGTTGTTAAAGGTAGGTTTGTAATGGCTCGTTGCAAGGGAGGCATGCGTTCCATTTGAATGATATGAGCGAATAACTTTTAAGAATATAAATTCTTCAATAAGATAGAATGTCGGATGTAAGATGGTACTCTATTCATACGGCTTTTTTAAATCAAAAACACCGGTTTCTGATAAGAAACCGGTGTTTTTGATTTAAACTTTATTCTATAGCTTGTTTTTTAACGTCTCGCTCTTCAAGAGCCACTTTTGATTCTTTAGGTTTTCTTAAAGTATCAAAATTAAAGGCAACGTTTAGAAGCACTGCTACTACAGCGGCTGAGAACAGTCCATTACCAAACAGCATTTCTGCCATACGAGGTAACTTAGTAAACGCTTCCGTTACAAAGTTTGAACCGATACCGATAGCCATACTCGTACCAACAATCAAATTATTATGATTCTCAGACATATTGACTTGAGAGAGGATAGAAATCCCTGCTGCAATAATGATCCCGAAAATCGCTAGCATCGCACCGCCACGTACACTGGCAGGTATGATTGTGATGATTGCTGCAAACTTTGGCAAGAAGCTGAGAACGACAAGGATACAAGCAGTTGTAATTTGTACATATCGGCTTTTCACACCACTAAGTGCTGCTACACCGATGTTCTCATTCAAGAAAGCATGTGGAACGGAGTTGAACGTACCTGATACGACTTGAGCGACTGCTTGTCCTCTTAGTCCTCGAACAATTACCTTGTTCGATGTTTTCGTACCAAATGCTTCGTCGATGACTGAATATGCACCTAAACATTGAATTAGGTTAATCAAAGAGAAAACAGTCATTGTAATAATTGCGCTTACATTAAACACAGGCATTCCGAAATGGAACGGAGTTACAACTTGTCCCCAATTTGCGTCTGCTACAGGGCTGAAATCAATCATTCCCATTACACCGGCAATAATAGTACCTACTATTACACCGATTAGCAATGACATCGTTTTCACAAAACCTTTACCAAACTTGTGAAGCAATAGAACGATCGCTAATACGATTAAACCGATAACCATATTCTTTGGTGAACCAAATTCAGGTGTACCTTCTCCACCTGCAAAGTCTCTAAATGCTACTGGAGCAAGTGTAATACCCATAATTGTAATGAATGTTCCTGTTACAACTTTTGGGAACAAAATTAGTAATTTATCAAGGAAAAATGATAAAAGGATAATGATTATTCCTGATCCGATAATAGAACCGAAAAGAACAGGTAGTCCGTATTGTTTTCCGATTATAATCATCGGTCCAAGAGTAATGAAAGAAGATCCCAATACGATCGGTAATCTTGATCCAATTCCTTTACCAATCCCAATAACCTGAATCAATATAGCCAATCCGCTCGTAAGCATGATGGCAGAAACCAAATAGGCAAGACTCTTAGCATCAAGACCAATTGCAGTTCCGACTATAACAGGAACCATAAATGAACCAACCATTGTCATCAGATGCTGGAACCCTAGTGGTAATAATGTCGAAAACGGTACTTTTTCACTGAAGAAACCGTTTTCAGATGTTGGTTCTGTTGTTCTAATTTCGTTTTCCCCCTATGATTAACCTAAATGTCGTTGAAATTCGACATTAATAGATTTTTAACCACAAAATTCTTACTCCACGAAAATAAATTATTCTACTATCACGTAAAAATGTCAAGCTAATTGAGTTTAAAATTTAGTGACTTTTAAAAATATTCCTCCTAAGAAAGCAGGACTAAAATCGTCAAAATCACTGTCGTTATTGGTATTAAGAACTATTTAGAAGGTGTGGAGCAGAGTGAAATTTTTTTAAGTTTAAACCCGATTTGCCAACTGGAAATAATGCAGTAAAATTTATCATCATTTATAATTTTCCCCAGTATTCATAAAAATATCCTTATATTTCCAAGAAGAAATATAATGAACTATGCTTGTTTATAAAAAACCATCATCTCAACCCTGGATTACAGACAGAGGGTGGGGA is a window from the Aciduricibacillus chroicocephali genome containing:
- a CDS encoding N-acetylneuraminate synthase family protein; this translates as MRNNQIVIGDRKTGINFPPLIVAEIGINHEGSVTVAKEMVDAAYEAGAEVIKHQTHIIKDEMSKAAKRVIPGNTDVSIYEVMERCALNEQDEITLKNYVESKGMIFLSTPFSREAADRLEKMNVVAYKIGSGECNNYPLIEHIASFGKPMIVSTGMNDINSVRKTVEILEKHQVQYALLHCTNIYPTPPHLVRLGGMQELQNAFPNAVIGLSDHTLNNNAALAATALGASILERHFTDSFDRQGPDIEVSMGPEELKGLIKGSAEIAQMRGGKKEAAKEEQVTIDFAFATVVTTVALSKGDILTEENIWVKRPGTGEIKAESYKGLLGRKVIKDILQDEHLKWSDLAD
- a CDS encoding solute carrier family 23 protein, which codes for MTMVGSFMVPVIVGTAIGLDAKSLAYLVSAIMLTSGLAILIQVIGIGKGIGSRLPIVLGSSFITLGPMIIIGKQYGLPVLFGSIIGSGIIIILLSFFLDKLLILFPKVVTGTFITIMGITLAPVAFRDFAGGEGTPEFGSPKNMVIGLIVLAIVLLLHKFGKGFVKTMSLLIGVIVGTIIAGVMGMIDFSPVADANWGQVVTPFHFGMPVFNVSAIITMTVFSLINLIQCLGAYSVIDEAFGTKTSNKVIVRGLRGQAVAQVVSGTFNSVPHAFLNENIGVAALSGVKSRYVQITTACILVVLSFLPKFAAIITIIPASVRGGAMLAIFGIIIAAGISILSQVNMSENHNNLIVGTSMAIGIGSNFVTEAFTKLPRMAEMLFGNGLFSAAVVAVLLNVAFNFDTLRKPKESKVALEERDVKKQAIE
- a CDS encoding cytidylyltransferase domain-containing protein, encoding MYKKNTFLAVIPARGGSKGIPGKNIVNVQGKPLIEYTIDAAKESKYLDQVIVSTDDDNIKACAINAGAEVPFIRPAYLATDTAKTIDVLIHAVNELKKCGESYDFLVLLQPTQPLRKSFHIDEAIVKMCDGGYDNIVSVSPVSEHPILMRKVNGNDKLSNLLGVNSTVRRQDFLKVYKVNGAIYINKIDNSFNQDLSLNDNKVPYFMNSKYDLDIDSYRDLKLLDLILAEKL
- the neuC gene encoding UDP-N-acetylglucosamine 2-epimerase; this encodes MKKIVFLSGTRADYGKIKSLMKKVDSSPRFELHIFVTGMHMLSRYGSTWSEIEKDGFQNLYKFINQYQGSDMDTTLSNTIMGFGNYVKELNPDLIVVHGDRLEALAGAIVGAFNNIKVAHIEGGEISGTIDESIRHAITKFSHLHFVSNEAAKTRVIQMGERTNDIFVIGSPDIDIMLSDELPDLEIVKKRYEIAFDNYALLMYHPVTTQNEKMKRHVETLINSVKKSNYNYVVVYPNNDPGSEFILEEYKRLEKDKHFKVFPSIRFEYFLTLLKNSDFIIGNSSAGIRETGVYGIPAIDVGNRQKNRYNNNTSSNIFHAVEEEEDILDKIKQAMLYNGVPTKGYGEGNSDKRFMNVLEEKAIWNLEIQKNFIDVIN